GTCGATCTTCCGCCGTGCCACGCGGTGTCCCGGTCGCCCGGGCCGGGCGGTGCCGCCCGACCGCCATCACCATTCGCCGCAGTTGACATGCGGCCACACAAGCCGCCTCCGAGCGGCACTGCCTGAGGGAGTTGCCCATCATGAAACATTCGCTCGGCCCACTGCGGGCCCTGGCGCTGTGCGCCGTCGTGCTGCTCACCGGCTGCGATTCGCTGGGCGGTTGCGAATCCAGGTCCAACACCGAGGCCGTCGTCAACCTGCTCAAGCACAACCTGCGGCAGGACGCGATGTTCCAGGCCATGGGCTACAGCGGCTTCGACGCCCACCTGCGGCTGCGCAGCCAGCGCGAGCCGAGCGCCGTCAGCGACCTGATGCTGCGCGGCATGGAGGACGAGCAGCCGGCCGGCAAGTTGTTCAAGCGCACCGACATCCGCCTGGTCGACATCAAGACCGTCGAGCAGGATGGCAAGAAGGTGTGCAGCTGCAAGGTCCGCGTCGCACCCACGGACGGCCGCACCGATCCGGAGGCGAAGGCCGAGTTCGCGGTGAACTACACCTACACCGATGAAGAAGTGCGGCTGCAGGAGCCGCACGAAGTACATTCCTTCATTCGCTTCATGACGCTGATGCTGATGATGGACCGCCGCGCCGATGCCGCGGAAGCGGCAGCCTCGTCGCCGCAGGCCGCCTCGGCCCCGGCCGCCGATGCGGCCGCCAGCACCACCGACACGGCGGGCGCCGCCAGCGCGGCGGGCAGCGCCTCCGCGCCCTGAGCGGCTTCGCGATGATCCGCCTCGCCATGCCAGCCTTGGTCGTGGCGCCGGGGCCCGCAGGCGGCCGGCGGCGCCCGCTCCCCGAAACAGGGGCCCCGGTGACGCTCCACACCACCTGTCTGGGCGATGTCGCCGCGGCTGCCTGGGCGATAAGCTGCGCGCCGGGTAAGGGAAACGATCAATGAGACACAAGATCCTCTCCGTGGCGCTGGTGCTTGCGCTGCTGCTCGGCCTTGCGGGGGCGCCGCACGGCGGCCTCACCCTGGCCGGGGTGGCGCTGCTGCTGTACGGCATCGTCGCCATGGTGCGTTCCGCGGCGAAGCCGGCGGTGGCACCTCGCCGGCGCCCGGTGGCGTCCTTCGCCGGGCGCAGCCACGCCAGCGGTCGCAGCAGCCACGACGACGACAGTGAACGCGGCGCCACCGCCGCCTTCGCGGGCGCCGCCACCTTCGACGACCCGGCGGATGCGTCGGGCAGCGCCTGCCTGGCGGCTGACCAGGGCAGCTACGGCGACAGCAGCGGCAGCAGCTCCGACTCCGGCAGCGACAGCTGTTCTTCCTCGTCCTCCGACTCCGGGTCGTCCTCCAGCGACTGAACGCCGTGCGCCGTGATCGCCCGTGCCGCCGGCGCTCGGCGGCGGCACTCGAAACACCGGGTTTCTGACAGTGTTGGCTCTTGCAGGGGAGGCCTATAAGAAGGCTCCCCCCTCACGAGGAGTCAACACCATGAAACGCCTGAAGTCGGTCCCGTGGTTGCTTGGGTTCGCCTTGTCCGCCGGCGTGCTGTCGGCCGCCGCGCTCGCCGCGGTGGAAGAGGATTTCCCGACGCTGATGAAGCGCCTGATCCAGGAGAAGCCCCGGTTCGCCAAGCGCCAGCAAGACCTGCTGGCCCAGCGCTATGACCTGGCCGACCGCCCGGCACCCGGCGTCACCATGTCGCGTGGCAAGCCGGTGCAGCAGGGCGTGCGGGTGCGCTTGCCGGCCGGCACCACCTGGGATCAGCTCGCCGCGATGACGCCCGAGGACATCAAGCGCCGCAAGCTGTGGCCGGCCGGCTTCCTGCCGCTGCCGCATCCCCACCATGAGGCGGGCGGCATGGTGTTTCCGCGGCCGCAGATCGATGAAATGCGCCGCCAGACGGGCCGCGACCTGACCCGCTTCGACCTCGACTTCGACCTGCCGCAGCACCTCTTGCCCGAGTTTCCGGCGCCCATCTTCCTGACCACCCGCAAGGACCTGGGCGATGTCTCGCAGGGGCAGCTGGTCACGCTCGACAACTTCGAGTCGCTGTTCAAGGACATCCTGAATCCCAAGCAGCTCGAAGGCCTGCGGCTGCTGCTGACGCCCTTCCCGCAGCAGCAGTTCAACCTGACGCACGACCGCCGCAGCGAGCGTCCCCACACCGGCGTGGCTTGTCTCGATTGCCATGCCAACGGCCACACCAACGCGGCCACCCACACGGTCGGCGACATCCGGCCCAACGAGCACCGCCGCCGCATCGACACACCGACCCTGCGTGGCCTCAACATCCAGCGCCTGTTCGGCTCGCAGCGGGCGCTGAAGACGGTGGAAGACTTCACCGAGTTCGAACAGCGTGCGGCCTACTTCGACGGCGACCCGGTGGCCGCGCAACGCAAGGGGGTCAATGTGCTCGAGCGGGGCAGCCAGGTCCACTTCATGGCCGAGTTCCAGGCCTTGCTCGACTTTCCGCCTGCGCCCAAGCTCAACCTCTACGGCAAGCTCGACGAAGCCAAGGCGACGCAGGCGGAGGTGCGGGGCCAGAAGCTGTTCTTTGGCAAGGCCACCTGCGCCACCTGCCACACCCCGCCGTACTACACCGACAACCTGATGCACGACCTGCGGGTCGAGCGCTTCTACGACGAGACCACGATCAACGGTCGCCGCGCCTCGACCGATGGGCCGATCAAGACCTTCCCGCTGCGCGGCCTGAAGGACTCGCCGCCCTACCTGCACGACGACCGCCTGATGACGCTGGAAGACAGCGTGGAGTTCTTCAACCTGGTGCTCGGCGTGCAGCTCACGGCCGAGGAAAAGCAGGACCTGGTGGCCTTCCTGCGCACGCTCTGAGGCGGGACGCGCGGCGCGCTGCGGGGCGCCCGCGGAGGGGGCGGCGCTGGCGCAGGGCGTCGCCGCCAATGGCGCGCGGTACGCCGCGCCTTGGCGCTGAGGATAGGCCGCCCGTGCCAGCGGTGGCGCGCCGCCGCCGGCCGCTCGCAGGGCAGCCGAGAGGGTGGCAGTGCCGGGGCAGGGCGCCGAGCCCGCCGGCGGCTTCAGGCCAGCGTCAGTTCGCCGCCCAGCGCGTCCACCAGGTCGGGAATGAGCTTGCAGAGCTCGCCGGTGGCGATCGCGGCGTCGGCATCGAAGTGGTCGTCCTTGCTGTCCGACGGCTGGCCCTCGAAGACCACGTCCAGGAAGCTCAGCTTCTTCACCTGCATCGTGTCGGTGAGCACGAAGGAGACGCGGTCGCTCCAGGTCATGGCCAGCTTGGTCGGCACCTTGCCGCCGGCGATGTGCTGGCGCACCTCCTCGATGTCCAGCGGGTGGCGCGAATAGCGCACCACCGACTTCATTTCGTCGGCCGACTTCAGCTCGCATTCGCGGTCCACCGAGAATCCGGCGGGCGGCTCGCCGTCGACCAGCCATTGCGACATCGCGACGGCAGCCGACTCCTTGGTTTGCAACGGGCTCACGGCAAAGCCGTCCAGCCCCTTCACCAGGGCCGTCACCACTTCCTCGGCCCGCGCCTGGCTGCTGGAGTCGATCACCAGCAGGCGCTCGTGCGGGTCGATCCAAACATGCACCGACGCCTGCTTGGTGAAGGCCATTGGCAGCAGTTCCAGCACCGCCTGTTCCTTGATCTCCTTGGTCTGCTTCTTGCCGGGCTTGCGGCCGGTGGTCTGTTCGATCTGGGCGGCCAGTTCTTCGGTGCGCCGCTTGACCACCGAGCCAGGCAACACCTTCTGCTCGATCATCAACTTCAGCAGCAGCTGTCCACCCACCGATTCCACCAGCGGTGCATGGGGAATGCCGCGCGGCTCCACCCAGCCGAAGGACTTGGGCTGGGTGGTGCCACAGGGGACAAAACGGGCCTTGTCCAGGCTCTCTTCGATCTGCTCCAGGGGGGCCGGCCAGTCCGGCCCGATGCGGTACACGGTGAGGTTCTTGAACACGAACAGTCTTCCTTGTTGGGGTGCGTCGCGCCGCCTCGGCCGCATGGGGGGCGGGCGGGCAAAACCCTCGATTGTCCATGCTGCGGCCGGCTCGCCATGGCGACGCCCGCTGCGCGGGCCGACCGGCCGGCTGCCCAGCGTGTCGTTTTCACGCTGCAGCGGCCGCTTCGGGGGCAGCGCCGCGCGCTGCCCTCGGCTACGATGCCGGCGGGCCCTGCCTCATTGCAGGGCTCACGTCGCTCGGACGGTTCCGGGCGCTCACGTGAAAGACCACTCCATGTCCGCTTCCGCAGGCAAGCGCCGCTTCGCGCGCATCGACCGCCTCCCTCCCTACGTCTTCAACATCACCGCCGAGCTGAGGATGGCCGCGCGGCGCCGCGGCGAAGACATCATCGACATGAGCATGGGCAACCCCGACGGCGCCACGCCGCCGCACATCGTTGCCAAGCTGGCCGAGGCGGCGCAGCGCCCCGACACCCACGGCTACTCCTCGTCGAAGGGCATCCCGCGGCTGCGCCGTGCCATCTCGCACTGGTACGAGGCCCGCTACGGCGTGGCCATCGACCCCGACAGCGAGGCCATCGTCACGATCGGCTCCAAGGAAGGGCTGGCCCATCTGATGCTCGCCACGCTGGACCGCGGCGACACCGTGCTGGTGCCTGACCCGAGCTACCCCATCCACATCTACGGCGCGGTGATCGCAGGAGCCGACATCCGCTCGGTGCCCCTGACGCCCGAGGTCGACTTCTTCGCCGAGCTGGAGAAGGCGATCCGCGGCAGCTATCCCAAGCCGAAGATGATGGTCTTCGGCTTCCCGTCCAATCCCACCGCGCAGTGCGTCGAGCTGGACTTCTTCGAACGTGTCGTGGCGCTCGCCCGCAAGCACGAGATCCTGGTGGTGCACGACCTCGCCTATGCCGACATCGTCTTCGATGGCTGGAAGGCGCCGTCCATCCTTCAGGTACCCGGCGCCAAGGACGTGGCGGTGGAGTTCTTCACGCTGTCCAAGAGCTACAACATGGCCGGCTGGCGCATCGGCTTCATGGTGGGCAATGCCGACTTGTGCGCCGCGCTGGCGCGCATCAAGAGCTACCACGACTACGGCAGTTTCACGCCGCTGCAGGTCGCGGCCATTGCGGCGCTCGAAGGTGACCAGCAATGCGTCACTGACATTGCCAACCAGTACCGCAGCCGCCGTGACGTGCTCGTCAAGGGCCTGCACGAGGCCGGGTGGAAGGTCGACTGCCCCAAGGCCTCGATGTATGTCTGGGCCCGCATTCCCGAGTTCTATCGCGGCCTGGGGTCGCTCGAGTTCGCCAAGCAGATGCTGGCCAAGGCCAAGGTGTCCGTCTCGCCGGGCATTGGCTTCGGCGACCACGGCGACGATCATGTGCGCTTTGCCTTGATCGAGAACGAGGCGCGCATCCGCCAGGCGATCCGAGGCATCAAGGCCATGTTCAAGGCCGACGGCGTGTCGCCCGCGCGCGCAGCCTGATCGCTACGCCAGGGGCGGCGTAAACCCTCCCCCCTGAGCGGGTGGATGCATCCATAAAGCGGGTGACGATCGCGCCGGCCGGTTCTATCTTTGCAGGCACCTCGGCGCAGGCGGTCTGGCGATTCGGGGCCATCCCGATCGGTT
This genomic stretch from Eleftheria terrae harbors:
- a CDS encoding recombination-associated protein RdgC; this encodes MFKNLTVYRIGPDWPAPLEQIEESLDKARFVPCGTTQPKSFGWVEPRGIPHAPLVESVGGQLLLKLMIEQKVLPGSVVKRRTEELAAQIEQTTGRKPGKKQTKEIKEQAVLELLPMAFTKQASVHVWIDPHERLLVIDSSSQARAEEVVTALVKGLDGFAVSPLQTKESAAVAMSQWLVDGEPPAGFSVDRECELKSADEMKSVVRYSRHPLDIEEVRQHIAGGKVPTKLAMTWSDRVSFVLTDTMQVKKLSFLDVVFEGQPSDSKDDHFDADAAIATGELCKLIPDLVDALGGELTLA
- the alaC gene encoding alanine transaminase, with product MSASAGKRRFARIDRLPPYVFNITAELRMAARRRGEDIIDMSMGNPDGATPPHIVAKLAEAAQRPDTHGYSSSKGIPRLRRAISHWYEARYGVAIDPDSEAIVTIGSKEGLAHLMLATLDRGDTVLVPDPSYPIHIYGAVIAGADIRSVPLTPEVDFFAELEKAIRGSYPKPKMMVFGFPSNPTAQCVELDFFERVVALARKHEILVVHDLAYADIVFDGWKAPSILQVPGAKDVAVEFFTLSKSYNMAGWRIGFMVGNADLCAALARIKSYHDYGSFTPLQVAAIAALEGDQQCVTDIANQYRSRRDVLVKGLHEAGWKVDCPKASMYVWARIPEFYRGLGSLEFAKQMLAKAKVSVSPGIGFGDHGDDHVRFALIENEARIRQAIRGIKAMFKADGVSPARAA